Proteins found in one Labrenzia sp. VG12 genomic segment:
- a CDS encoding cupin domain-containing protein — translation MKIHADLAERAVVDSATLDWVPSPMAGVERRMLERDGEEVARATSLVRYAPGSAFSAHTHDMGEEFLVLDGVFSDESGDFPKGMYVRNPPGSSHVPSSDPGAVILVKLRQMQPDDEAYVRVNTLDPAAWQAGRPGETILPLHIRPDEEVVMLDWQRGSRFDAQDFPGGAEYFVVEGSFEDQDGRYDQGTWLRLPPMSRQQISTSQGARVWRKTGHLES, via the coding sequence ATGAAAATCCACGCAGACCTTGCTGAACGCGCAGTGGTCGACAGTGCGACGCTTGATTGGGTGCCCTCGCCCATGGCCGGTGTCGAGCGGCGCATGCTGGAGCGCGATGGAGAAGAAGTCGCCCGGGCGACTTCCCTGGTGAGATATGCGCCCGGGTCAGCCTTTTCCGCACATACGCACGACATGGGTGAGGAATTTCTGGTGCTGGATGGGGTTTTTTCCGACGAAAGCGGCGATTTTCCGAAAGGCATGTATGTGCGCAACCCGCCGGGCTCCAGCCACGTCCCGTCAAGCGACCCTGGCGCCGTCATTCTGGTCAAGCTGCGCCAGATGCAGCCGGATGACGAGGCTTATGTGCGGGTGAACACGCTCGATCCGGCGGCCTGGCAGGCCGGGCGCCCCGGCGAAACCATCTTGCCGCTCCATATTCGTCCGGACGAAGAGGTCGTCATGCTCGACTGGCAACGCGGCTCCCGTTTCGACGCCCAGGACTTTCCAGGCGGCGCTGAGTATTTCGTCGTCGAAGGCAGCTTCGAGGATCAGGACGGACGGTATGACCAGGGCACCTGGCTGCGTCTGCCGCCCATGAGCCGGCAACAGATCAGCACGTCACAGGGTGCCCGCGTCTGGCGCAAGACAGGCCACCTGGAAAGCTAG
- a CDS encoding ABC transporter substrate-binding protein, which translates to MQSIRYFILSIIFWIAASPVSFAQDSSCAEPLKIRFSADYLPFSHLESDGTLSGIDVEFIEGLFQEIDCPVSFVVMPFKRAIFELANGDIDMMPFASITEERKSFAFFSTPYRNETVGMVFRKEDVDKYRLTSLDDVIERGLVLGHEQSAYRGEFFKAFLENPASKPHVFNVVSASEGIKMLSAGRIDAMVEMPAATLAMAAKMGLPDRFAEHPLLLWSDPVHFMYSKKSVSPELIAKVDKALKAAVQEKAYKTLYGSMGMHVIDPKAALN; encoded by the coding sequence ATGCAATCCATACGCTATTTCATACTTTCAATTATATTCTGGATTGCTGCCTCACCTGTCAGTTTTGCACAAGACAGTTCGTGCGCCGAACCGCTGAAAATTCGTTTTTCCGCAGACTACCTGCCATTCAGCCACCTGGAGAGCGACGGCACACTCAGCGGAATTGACGTAGAGTTTATCGAGGGATTGTTCCAGGAAATCGATTGCCCGGTCTCCTTTGTGGTGATGCCATTCAAACGCGCGATTTTCGAACTGGCAAATGGTGACATCGACATGATGCCCTTTGCATCGATCACAGAAGAACGAAAGTCATTTGCCTTTTTCTCAACCCCCTACCGGAACGAGACCGTCGGCATGGTGTTCCGCAAGGAGGATGTCGACAAGTACCGGCTAACATCGCTGGACGATGTGATCGAACGGGGCCTGGTGCTCGGACACGAACAATCGGCCTACCGTGGCGAGTTCTTCAAGGCGTTTCTGGAGAACCCGGCCTCCAAACCGCATGTGTTCAACGTGGTTTCCGCCAGCGAGGGCATCAAGATGCTGAGCGCTGGTCGGATCGACGCGATGGTGGAAATGCCCGCCGCGACCCTGGCGATGGCCGCAAAAATGGGATTGCCCGACCGTTTTGCCGAACACCCGCTGCTGCTCTGGAGCGACCCGGTGCATTTCATGTACAGCAAGAAGTCGGTTTCGCCCGAACTGATCGCCAAGGTCGACAAGGCCCTGAAGGCGGCAGTCCAGGAGAAGGCCTACAAGACCCTTTACGGATCCATGGGCATGCATGTCATCGACCCGAAGGCCGCCCTGAACTGA
- a CDS encoding ATP-binding protein: protein MTVQIDIGEMTGGKRAGLDLEELLATRLLVQGNSGSGKSHLLRRLLEQSANWVQQAIIDPEGDFVSLADKFGHVVVDAVGTEKDLQMIAGRVRQHRVSVVLNLEGLDADRQMKAAATFLDGLFDADRDLWYPMIVVVDEAQLFAPAAAGEVTEEARRRSLGAMTNLMCRGRKRGLAGVIATQRLAKLAKNVAAEASNFLMGRTFLDIDMARAADLLGMERRQAEAFRNLDRGHFIALGPAMSRRPVPVKIGPVETMGRGGSPKLMPLPEQPKEEAKDLIFTPGADEVQPVRQRFVEPVASTGEVLDQLTSAERASEEAAPQPESLLDFGEREEKISEIIAGILEDEEAAFQPIASLYQDFQVRCRITKLPGGAPDLQTFREKLSVARAGVDKGEMDDGAWAQAELIAAELPEDMRGVYLLLAKAALAKAPCPGNLEIATAYGTRSPGRARWLLSHMEERGFLVCATDLRGNRIVTLTDLGWQTEPGDEAAA from the coding sequence ATGACGGTTCAGATCGATATCGGGGAAATGACGGGCGGCAAACGGGCCGGGCTCGACCTTGAGGAGCTGCTGGCGACGCGGCTTCTGGTGCAGGGCAATTCCGGATCTGGCAAATCGCATCTGTTGCGGAGGCTTCTGGAGCAGTCGGCCAATTGGGTGCAGCAGGCCATCATCGATCCGGAAGGGGACTTTGTTTCGCTTGCCGACAAGTTCGGTCATGTGGTCGTTGATGCGGTCGGGACCGAAAAGGACCTGCAGATGATCGCAGGCCGGGTCCGGCAGCACCGGGTTTCGGTGGTGCTCAACCTGGAAGGCCTCGACGCCGACCGCCAGATGAAAGCCGCAGCCACGTTTCTGGATGGTCTTTTCGACGCGGACCGGGATCTCTGGTACCCGATGATCGTTGTGGTCGACGAGGCCCAGCTGTTTGCACCGGCTGCCGCCGGAGAGGTTACGGAAGAAGCCCGGCGCCGGTCTCTTGGCGCCATGACCAACCTGATGTGCCGTGGCCGCAAGCGTGGCCTGGCCGGCGTCATCGCCACGCAGCGCCTCGCCAAACTGGCCAAGAACGTCGCCGCCGAAGCCTCGAACTTCCTGATGGGCCGCACCTTTCTCGACATCGACATGGCCCGTGCCGCGGATCTCCTCGGCATGGAACGGCGACAGGCGGAGGCGTTCCGGAACCTGGATCGCGGTCACTTCATCGCGCTTGGGCCCGCCATGTCCAGGCGGCCGGTACCGGTCAAGATCGGTCCGGTGGAAACCATGGGCCGTGGTGGCAGTCCCAAGCTGATGCCGCTGCCGGAGCAGCCCAAGGAAGAGGCCAAGGATCTGATCTTCACGCCGGGCGCCGACGAGGTGCAGCCGGTGCGCCAGCGCTTCGTCGAACCGGTCGCCTCGACTGGCGAGGTTCTCGACCAGCTGACCAGTGCTGAACGCGCCAGCGAAGAAGCGGCGCCGCAGCCCGAAAGCCTGCTCGATTTCGGCGAACGGGAAGAAAAGATCTCAGAAATCATCGCCGGTATCCTGGAAGACGAAGAAGCGGCCTTTCAGCCCATTGCCTCGCTCTACCAGGATTTTCAGGTCCGCTGCCGGATCACCAAATTGCCCGGTGGCGCTCCGGATCTGCAGACATTCCGCGAAAAACTCTCTGTCGCCCGTGCAGGTGTCGACAAGGGCGAAATGGATGACGGGGCCTGGGCGCAGGCGGAACTGATCGCCGCCGAGCTGCCCGAAGACATGCGCGGTGTCTATCTGCTATTGGCCAAGGCCGCCCTCGCCAAGGCGCCCTGTCCCGGAAATCTTGAAATCGCGACAGCCTATGGCACCCGGTCGCCGGGACGTGCGCGCTGGCTTCTCAGCCATATGGAAGAGCGCGGCTTTCTCGTCTGCGCGACCGATCTGCGCGGCAACCGCATCGTCACGCTGACCGATCTCGGCTGGCAGACCGAACCGGGAGACGAGGCCGCCGCCTGA
- a CDS encoding GFA family protein, whose product MSSMHTGSCLCGKVSFQVEGTFESFFLCHCSHCQKDSGSAHAANLFSTTARLTWVSGADNVTCFTLLGSRHTKAFCKTCGSAAPSLQMDGKLLVVPAGSLDTDVALQPNAHIFAASRAAWDRDLEALPAFETFPG is encoded by the coding sequence ATGTCCTCAATGCACACAGGATCCTGTCTCTGCGGCAAGGTTTCCTTTCAGGTCGAAGGCACGTTTGAGAGTTTTTTCCTCTGCCATTGCAGCCACTGCCAGAAGGACAGCGGTTCGGCACATGCCGCCAACCTGTTTTCGACAACAGCCCGGCTGACCTGGGTGTCCGGCGCCGACAACGTCACCTGCTTCACGCTTCTGGGCTCCCGCCACACCAAGGCGTTTTGCAAGACTTGCGGGTCCGCCGCCCCGTCCTTGCAGATGGATGGAAAACTGTTGGTCGTCCCCGCGGGCAGCCTGGACACCGACGTTGCCCTGCAACCGAATGCGCATATCTTTGCGGCCAGCCGGGCCGCGTGGGACAGGGATCTGGAGGCTCTGCCCGCGTTCGAAACCTTCCCGGGTTGA
- a CDS encoding DM13 domain-containing protein, whose product MFRWLLLLCSHGAMLAVGFALGVYFLPILTAPKGPGEAALAAAAEQAKYDVTLTRDLKGSDFLHWGEGTISLSPAQIVHKGELAPGPDYKLYLVKEFVEDEAGFQVVKDTAVQLGDVKTFDGFIVDVPEGVNIDDYSTVLVWCEAFGEFITAARYR is encoded by the coding sequence ATGTTTCGTTGGCTGCTGCTCTTGTGTTCCCATGGTGCCATGCTGGCGGTCGGGTTTGCACTGGGTGTCTATTTCCTGCCAATCCTGACGGCTCCGAAAGGCCCGGGCGAAGCGGCCCTGGCGGCGGCGGCCGAACAGGCAAAATATGATGTCACCCTGACACGCGATCTGAAAGGCAGTGACTTCCTGCATTGGGGCGAGGGAACGATCAGCCTGTCTCCAGCCCAGATCGTGCACAAGGGCGAACTCGCGCCGGGACCGGATTACAAGCTTTATCTCGTCAAGGAATTCGTTGAAGACGAAGCCGGTTTTCAGGTGGTCAAGGACACTGCAGTTCAACTCGGTGACGTGAAAACCTTTGACGGGTTCATCGTCGATGTCCCGGAAGGGGTGAACATCGACGATTATTCGACAGTTCTGGTCTGGTGCGAAGCGTTTGGTGAATTCATCACGGCCGCCAGGTACCGCTGA